From Nicotiana tabacum cultivar K326 chromosome 15, ASM71507v2, whole genome shotgun sequence, the proteins below share one genomic window:
- the LOC107782322 gene encoding F-box/LRR-repeat protein At3g03360, whose amino-acid sequence MEEWCTTPPRKAKPRKLLEIAETVHGEDRMSELPVHIIHHIVCNTSLNLDEAARTCVLSKRWYYCWISRPHLEFSQLSGNVHMTLEKFVTLVDESLQFHVEQKIRLEEFILTYHDPNLASPTDGWIELVVKHNVKVLGIHVSGSESPYYILPDVIYAAKELAKLGLSRCKFEFDISNTNIRFCCLKDLFLYNVHISDGQLQRVIDTCPFIRNLTILDCDGISKLHAFGLVHLEILAVASCKLESVIVQAPNLRDYGYAGVHSIDDIFLPCKIAILDAYNTLQILTLTGASITDQQFDDVFSKFANISELSLIKCYMLKNLKIVSGKLKKFTLTQWRNLKKATIQAPNLLEFYFDGDKMPFSSMNPSSLERARLDFVLPDTVISNFGDVDRSWYTNLHLFVQKFNYSKGLIFAISCHKIKSILIYEIQEKLLFPRVMMSR is encoded by the exons ATGGAAGAATGGTGTACGACACCACCAAGAAAAGCAAAACCTAGAAAATTGCTTGAGATTGCAGAAACAGTTCATGGCGAGGATAGAATGTCAGAGTTACCGGTGCATATCATTCATCACATCGTATGCAACACTAGCCTTAATCTGGACGAGGCGGCTCGAACTTGTGTCTTATCCAAGAGATGGTACtattgttggatttcgagacctCATCTTGAATTCAGTCAATTATCAGGCAACGTTCATATGACTCTGGAAAAGTTTGTCACCTTGGTAGATGAATCCTTACAATTCCACGTTGAACAAAAAATACGTCTTGAAGAATTCATCCTTACATATCATGATCCAAATTTAGCTTCTCCTACGGATGGTTGGATTGAATTGGTGGTTAAACATAACGTCAAGGTGCTGGGGATTCACGTTTCAGGTTCAGAATCACCGTACTATATTTTACCTGATGTTATTTATGCTGCTAAAGAGCTAGCAAAATTGGGACTAAGCAGGTGCAAGTTTGAATTTGATATTAGCAACACTAACATAAGATTCTGTTGTCTTAAGGATCTTTTTCTGTATAATGTCCATATTTCAGATGGACAATTGCAAAGAGTAATCGATACATGCCCGTTTATCAGGAATCTAACCATATTGGATTGCGATGGTATAAGCAAATTGCATGCTTTTGGCCTCGTACATCTGGAGATTTTGGCTGTTGCATCGTGCAAACTCGAAAGTGTGATAGTCCAGGCTCCAAATCTTCGAGACTATGGATATGCAGGGGTGCATTCAATCGACGACATTTTTCTTCCTTGCAAAATTGCAATTTTGGATGCTTACAATACTTTACAAATACTCACACTCACTGGCGCAAGCATCACAGACCAACAGTTTGATGATGTATTCTCTAAGTTCGCCAACATTTCAGAATTGTCTCTAATAAAATGCTATATGctgaaaaatctaaaaattgtGAGTGGAAAACTCAAGAAATTCACTTTAACACAATGGAGGAATCTGAAAAAAGCTACAATTCAGGCTCCAAATTTATTAGAATTCTATTTTGATGGCGATAAAATGCCCTTCTCATCTATGAATCCTTCTTCCCTCGAAAGAGCCAGGCTAGATTTTGTCTTGCCTGACACAGTAATATCAAATTTTGGAGATGTGGACAGGAGTTGGTACACAAACCTTCATCTCTTTGTTCAAAAGTTCAACTATTCTAAAGGTTTGATATTTGCAATATCTTGCCACAAG ATTAAAAGCATCCTTATATATGAAATCCAAGAGAAATTGTTATTCCCCCGAGTCATGATGTCAAGATAA
- the LOC107782319 gene encoding uncharacterized protein LOC107782319: protein MDHSYSKGLILVIFSHKTKSILIYEDPGEIVIPPSDDDKIFMVPMLRLETIIDNLLSERPNIMSILPCTSSILLQHELKEVSNVIDSAEDEMATLWYSWLKSVSLIDQVTNFMFKWK from the exons ATGGATCATTCCTATTCAAAAGGATTGATATTAGTAATCTTTTCCCATAAG ACTAAAAGCATCCTTATTTACGAAGATCCAGGAGAAATTGTTATTCCTCCAAGTGATGATGACAAGATATTCATGGTGCCTATGCTGCGTCTTGAAACAATCATAGATAATTTATTGTCCGAGCGTCCCAATATCATGTCCATACTTCCATGTACAAGTAGCATATTACTGCAG CatgaattaaaagaagtcagcaATGTTATAGACTCTGCTGAGGATGAAATGGCCACCCTTTGGTATTCTTGGTTGAAATCTGTATCTTTGATTGACCAAGTGACTAATTTCATGTTCAAATGGAAATAA